A genomic window from Silene latifolia isolate original U9 population chromosome 11, ASM4854445v1, whole genome shotgun sequence includes:
- the LOC141613757 gene encoding uncharacterized protein LOC141613757, which produces MCEDWSICTNNSYHKGGRVWLLWDPQIFQVDILDINAQCIHSKVYDKVRKVQFWLTMVYGFNKLQERESLWNVLRSYVGLLDGSWLVCGDFNSITDTNDRIGGSEVSWAEMATMRKMLDDCQLQDLKCSGSYYTWNNKHEDRTKVYSRIDRVLINDKWFQQFPEAVATFLPEGLYDHCPCLIKFVEEPVKRRSNFKYFNMWALSEDFGSTVSSSWSEDVWGSPMFRVVRKLRRLKSAFKSLNRGQFNDIESLTHVTELALQHFQQQLSQDPLNVTLCRAEKDCASDLRKLLKARNSYLAQKAKESWIKDEG; this is translated from the coding sequence ATGTGTGAAGATTGGTCTATTTGCACCAATAATAGTTACCATAAAGGGGGAAGAGTATGGTTATTGTGGGATCCTCAAATTTTTCAGGTGGATATTCTGGATATTAATGCCCAGTGTATTCATTCTAAGGTTTATGATAAAGTTAGGAAAGTTCAGTTTTGGCTGACCATGGTTTATGGCTTTAACAAACTTCAGGAACGTGAGTCTCTCTGGAATGTTTTGAGAAGCTATGTTGGTTTGCTTGATGGGTCTTGGTTGGTGTGTGGTGATTTCAATAGCATTACTGACACTAATGACAGAATTGGTGGCTCAGAGGTGTCTTGGGCTGAGATGGCCACTATGAGAAAAATGCTAGATGACTGTCAGTTGCAGGATTTGAAATGTTCAGGGTCATACTACACCTGGAATAATAAACATGAGGATAGGACCAAGGTGTATAGTCGTATTGATAGGGTTTTGATCAATGACAAGTGGTTTCAGCAATTCCCTGAAGCTGTGGCTACTTTTCTTCCTGAAGGCCTTTATGACCATTGCCCTTGTCTTATCAAATTTGTTGAGGAACCTGTTAAGAGGAGGAGTaactttaaatattttaatatgtgggctTTATCTGAGGACTTTGGCAGTACTGTAAGTTCTAGTTGGAGTGAGGATGTGTGGGGATCTCCTATGTTTAGAGTTGTGAGGAAGTTAAGGAGACTGAAGTCTGCTTTCAAGAGTTTGAATAGAGGACAGTTCAATGACATTGAAAGCCTCACTCATGTCACTGAGCTTGCTCTTCAGCATTTCCAACAGCAGCTCTCTCAAGACCCTCTGAATGTTACTCTGTGTAGAGCTGAGAAAGATTGTGCTTCTGATCTGAGGAAACTTCTCAAAGCTAGAAATAGTTACTTAGCTCAGAAAGCTAAGGAAAGTTGGATCAAGGATGAGGGATGA